Within Cyprinus carpio isolate SPL01 chromosome A11, ASM1834038v1, whole genome shotgun sequence, the genomic segment actcTGTGTAGTAAAATTAACTTTGAAGACACAATGGTTTTGTTAATCAgcagaaaatctattttaaaagtgGAGTAAGCATGAGGGTAAAAAAAATCTCAGAGGAGAACATTAAGagttataataacataaatataatataaaacattatagtacacacacaacacaatgtttttgttaatcagcagaaaatatctatatttattttgtcgGGTTTAATCACTAAAGCACATCTTTAAAAGTGGAGACATGCAAATCTAACATACTGATCTGTTAACATAAGGGTAAAAATTGGCGAGAATACTGAGAAGAGCATAATTCAGTCACAATTCAACGGCAGACAAACAAATCACTGATCCTGGaataatgaaacaaacaacagctaaataattacagaaaacaaGATTATACTCGAATAGCAGAGAAAACAGCGCTTCAAATAACAGCCAAAAAATAGTCTGCACAACACAAAGATGAAAAGATTGTGTCCAGAAACCAGAAAATCAAGATCATTCAGAAACACGTTTTCATCTTTTCCTCAAACTCAAACGTACACAACCGTTGAAATATAAAGACTCGCATATGAGAAGGAAATATGAGAACAGGCCAGttgttcaaaatgaataaatacaagaCCAAGGCACAGCAGACGGCTGAAGAACGAACACAACATCTGAATGTAGTTCATAAACACTCATGTTCTGTTAAAAACGTGTTTTATGCAGCGTATAAATGCAGTTATGAGTATGACAGGATGGATTGGCTCAGAGGTATGGAGGGATAATGtggtatgatgatgatgatgatgatgatggagcgGCTGTTCAGAATCCGGTCTCCATGCTCAGTGTGCGGCGCGTCACGTGTTCAATCTCTCCGGTCACATACTCGTCAAAACTGGTCTGATATTTGGCCAACATCTTGAGCATGGGACGCAGGTTCAGCCACCACTGCTCCTGCGGCATCCggtgtctgcacacacacacacacacacacattggcaaACATATTGAGACACATAATCAGGTTATGGTAGAACAGTGACAACATTACACAGATCCACACGGGATTTCTTTGAAAGATATTAGCTTCACATGCTGTTTTGTAGttactttaagttttttttaaatgtccaaaattgacatttttcacacaaacaaaaaaacaacatcatctTGTTGCAACATGTTACAAAATCAAGATTGAATATATATGGGATGCAGAACATAAAGAACAGCACATCATTTACTCAATAAGTAGCAGCCAaatttggaaagaagtctcttctgttcaccgaggcagcatttatttgttcaaaaatactgtaaaaatagttaaatatttattattctttaaaacagCTGGTTTGGATGCATTAATGGATCAAAAGAGACAATATTAATGAtgttaacaaaagatttctatttcaaataaatgctgttcttttgaactttctattcatctgtgaatcctgaaaaatacatgcatcacagtttcaacaaaaatattaactgtgttcaacattgataataatcagaaatgtttcttgagcagcaaatcatcatattagaatgatttctgaagatcatgtgacactgaagactggagtaatgatgctgaaaatacagctattttgcattctaaaaatattaaattttttactgtatttttttcatcgaataattgcagccttgctaagaagaaaaaaaaacgtctttataaacttttatttattttttttaaatgtaaatattccaaacttttgactggtagagtAGTTACACATGCAGAATATTTGCAGTAAACATATGACATCATATTATAATGAGCTCCCGGATGACGTTCATTATTCATGAGGTGAGATATATTTAGGTCACGTGACTCTTACTCGAAGTCGGTGTGTGCTTTGAGTTCGGTGACGGGACTGAACGACATCACTTTCTTCTTCATGCCGATCACGCAAGCCGTATCCGGAGAGTTCGCAAACACACGTCCTGCgattcacaaacaaacagatcTCCACTCATCACCACTGCCTTCAAATCTATTACTCATATTAATAtgtgaccctctctgtgaaatccaggctaaagtctcaaaatctaattatgaggcAACAAGCATCCAAGTTTGATTCAaccatttatttcattatgattTCAGTTTGCATATAGGAGCAACAGAAGCACAGATGATGCTGTTATAGCCATGACACATTTCATAATTAGACATCTAGAGGATTCTAGCTCGTATACACGTCTTTTATTTGTAGATTTGAGCTCAGCTTTTAATATGCTGCAGCTGCATCTTTTAAAAGCGAGGTTGAATGATTTTAAAGTTCAcccttttattataaaattgcactgttctgttttaattaattgcagGCAGCGGGTTAATGTTAATGGAACACTATCTGAATCCAGAACAGGTGTCCCTCAGGGCTCTGTTAGTGCaccggttttgttttgttgttgtttgtatatgGATGAAGGTAGAAGGTGTTACTCTAATAATTACATCATTAAATTCTCAGATGATACTGCAATCTTAGATTTATTGAAAAAGAACAGAGACTTGTCtgaatatttttcagaaatttgGAAGGTTTGTGAATTGGTGCTAAAGCTGTTAAACGGAGGCAGTATGGAGCTGTAATTTGctgtaattaagtttttttttaatacagtatcagatttatttatttatctatttgtttacTTACTGCTGTGTTATTTTATGATGTTATTGTCTGTATTTGTTGATAATTGTGTGACAAAGACTAGACAAATTTTCCCACAAGTGGGACAATAAAGTTTACCTGACCTTACTTAGTAGtagtagatttatttttttaatgcttctgtttagatttaatttatatttattttaatctttgtaATTTAGTTGTGCTTTTATCACTTATTTATTAgttctttaatataattttgttttagatttaattcatatttatttcagttttaggttaataattttattatatgcttatttttatcagtttccaataaatgtacttttaactttaatttatatttatttgttttagttctaGTAATGTTGTTATgtgcatttatcatttatattaattaaaaaaattatatatagatttatatttatttcagttctagttcttgttttatccttttttatatttctatttagctttcttttttattaatttcagttttagtacttttataatgtaattttatctttttaaaattctatttatctttcttttatatttaaagttttagtccttttataatgacattttatcttttttaaattctatttagttttcatttatatttatttcagttttagtacttttaaattgtaattttatctttttcttctatttagctttctttttatatttctttcagttttagtacttttataatgtaattttatctttttaaaattctatttagttttcatttatatttatttcagttctagttcttgttttatccttttttatatttctatttagctttcttttttattaatttcagttttagtacttttataatgtaattttatattttttaaattctatttcgttttcatttatatttcagttttagtatttttataatgtaattttatctttttaaaattctatttagctttcttttatatttaaagttttagtccttttataatgtaatttgatcttttttaaattctatttagttttcatttatatttatttcagttttagtacttttaaattgtaattttatcttttttattctatttagctttctttttatatttctttcagttttagtacttttataatgtaattttatctttttaaaattccatttagttttcatttatatttatttcagttttagtatttttataaagtaattttatctttttttaattctatttagttttcatttatatttatttcagttttagtacttttataatgcaattttatcttttgttgtaattctatttagctttcattttaaatttaagtttttgctttagtaatttttgtacCTAAAGTTAACATTCctaatttttgtttaagttttgtaagtttgtttttaatttaaaattaatattttttatttaatgtctgctttatttcagttaacagaaAGTTATTTGTGATGGTTTTAGTTGTAGCTGACAGTAACACTGCTGTGAATGTGTGTCTCACCCTGTCTGTACGTGCTGTTCATCTTCTCTGTGAGCCACAGAACTGACTTCACTCCCAGTTTAGTGCCAAAATTCCTGTCGAACGGAGTGGGAACGCCACcctaaacacacaaaacaacacgaATGCAAGGACTCAAAATCATCAAACCAACAACATGATGATTCCACCAGGAGCGTCTGATTTGTCGGGACGCTAGTCACATGATCACTGGACGGGTGTCTCACCTGCTGCAGGTGACCCAGAACATTGACCCTGCAGTCGAAGATGCCTTTGCCCTCGGCGGAGTAGAGATTGTGGATGAAGTCAGTGGTGTAGTGCTTGTGGCACTTCTCATTCCTGCAGAGAAGAAGAATGAAGACAGCTTTCAGTGAATCACAGCTAAATGAAGGACAGAAGAGAATAATCAAGACTCATtatcacacacactgcagcatcAGGTGTCATGTGATGCTTTACCTCAACACTAGTCCTCTCTGAATATCATTCTTCATTTTCTCCGTCAGATGCTCCACGTTTGTCTGAGAGGAAACCGTGAGAAGGTTAAAAGCTCTGAATTTCTAAAACATTTGATACGCTGAACTTGATCAAAACcatttaaagcacatttaaacagcaataaaatgacatgaacaaacattattaaaaacaattcaaacatGGAAAGAACCTGGAAGAGCTTGAGCTGTTATCATGGGTTTAAATGACAATATACACTACAAGtcagaagtttggaataattctgtttttttaatgtttttgaaagaagtctcttctgctaagcaagcatttatttgatcaaaaatactgcaaaaattgtgaaataatattgtgatttaaaataactgttttctgtgtgaatatgtgttaaactgtaatttatttctgtgatgtgcagctgtattttcagcatcattactccagtcttcagtgtcacatgatcttcagacatcgttttttttttttttaaagaaattaatacttttattcatctgtgatgcgttaaattgttcaaaagtggcagtaaaaacatttataatgttacaaaagttttctatttcaaataaatgctgttcttttgaacaattttctattcatctgtgaatcctgaaaaataaaatgtatcagtttccacaaaaatattgtgcagcacaactgttttcaacattgataataatgagaaatgtttcttgagcagtaaatcatcatattattatgatttctgaagatcatgtgacactgaagactggagtaatgatgctgaaaatacagctgcgcatcacagaaataaattacagtttaacagatattcacacagaaaacagctgttttaaattacaatattatatcacaatttttacagtattttgatgcAGCCTTGCTGATCAGAAGAGACAGGGATTGTGATCTTGCCTCCAGCTCGTGGATGTTGAACGGCTCCTCAAAGATGTAGACGGCGTCTGCTCCCACGGCGATGCcggtggtggttgctaggtaacCGCAGTATCCGCCCATGGTCTCCACGATGAAGACGCGGCGCTTGGTTCCAGACGCAGACTGCTTGATTTTGTCGCAGCTctgagcagacagacagaaagctgATTTCAGAGTCAGGGATGTAATGATTACTGGTTTGACGATTaatcatgataaaattccccACGGTTAGTATTCACGTgccatattttaattatcattaaaaccgTATTTGATTACTGTCCAGCATAATGTTTTCAGAAACTGTCTCAGGAGCGCACAGCAGCAGAGGAGTTTTGTTTAGTGTGAAAACACGGAGGAAAAGCTTACGTCCCTATTTCAGAGTCAGGACTGTCCTGTGATCAGCGAGCGACTCTCACCTCCATGGCGGCGTTCACGGCCGTGTCTGCTCCCAAACTGAAGTCTGTGCCCGGGACGTTGTTGCTGATGGTGGCAGGAATCACACACATGGCGATACACAGTTCATCATAGCGGCCTCGAGCCTCAACCAGCTGCAGAACTCCTTCATACGCCTGCAGGAGACACACACAgttaccaaacacacacacacacacacacacacacacacacacacacacacagtccgtACCTCAAATCCACCAATCACCAGCAGCGACTGGATGTTGTATTTGCTGATATTGGCCACAATGTTCTCCATGCAGGAGTTAGGGAGAGTTCTGAAGAGATTTGATGTTGTATTTGGTGTTATTTGATACATTGTTATTAATTTAGTAGTTTGGGAGAGTTCCAACCACTGAGAAAAGTCTGTTTAAGAGCTGTTTAAAGACAACATGACACACACATTTTACTTTAATATGaaaaatgactgtgtgtgtatatatatatatatttcaagcaataaaattatagaaataaatgaatgaaaaataaacaaattgttcttaataaatagtttttatttttctatttttattttaattttagtaaattttgtcatttttttaaatgtctatatactaggttttttatttttacttcagttttagttattggagtacattaagttaaaactaaatgaaaatgagaaatgttgccttatcAAGcacctgaaatatatatattttttcagttaacatttattttattccaagtaacgaaaaaggtttaattttagttttacttaactaAACACATAactctgttaataaataaataaataaataaaaagcaatgcaaatcattgagaaaagtaaaaaaagaatgatttagaAGTAACTGTTCTGTGGATTGTAACAGTTTTCATTTGAAGACACTCTGCTTCATATTTTAACAATGAAACAGTTTCCAGTCAAGAGTTTTAGATTTTTTCAAACTTAGTGAAAATGTAGCATGAAGCAATGAaacctcagccaatcagagtgtgtgtgttatttaatatgCAGATATGTGGAGCGAGATGGACCAATGAGATTGTacagtgggcggggctacatCGTGTTGCTCGAGGCTCATGGTGTTCGGTCTGGTtaagacacagagagaaagagacacagaaCTGACCGTTTGGTGCCCAGCAGTGATCCGCCCTGCCCCGTCCAACCAGCCACATCATGCCAGTGGACCTCAGTCACCTGCGGGAGAAAAACAGAGCTCACAGAAACCtcacacatttacattcagtcatttagcagacgcttttatccacagcaacttacaaatgaggacaacagaagcaatcaaaaccaacaaaagagcaataaaacaacacacagcatggctatttatatatatatatatatatatatatatatatatatatatatatatatatatatatatatatatatatatatatatatatacatacacacacactcctggtcaaaagtttgggaaccgtATAATATTAGAGACTTCAGTGTATAATATGTAGATGGTACATCACTTATGTGTATGTATCAAGCAGACACCTGGAGGTTGCTTCACCAGAGTTTCACTGTACATGTAGAGTAACAATAAAGTtcttactatatttatttatatagcagtcAATATTTGAAGTGTATCAAAAAAGAAgttatcaaagttgtcctaagacaagaacgcagtTTGGTTTAAGgatttaggacaactttgatgaaaggttttgatccacttcaaatgttgactactttatatacacactcacgcactctcacaaacacacacacactcacgcactctcacaaacacacacacacacacacacactctcacaaacacacacacaccctctttcacttacacattcactcactgactcacacacacacaccctctctcacacacacgcccTCTCACTCTCACACGTGTCTGCGGTCCTCACCGCGTCTTTGGCCAGACCCTCGAAGCCGTCGTGGACGGTGTAAACCCTGTGTCCCTGAGCGAGTCCCACTCGAGCCGCGGATCTCACAGCGGAGTTCATCCCTGCAGCCGGAGCGCCGACGTTCAGGATGGCCACAGAGTGAttactctacacacacacacacacacacacacacgttaaagAGCTGATTACAGGCAACttaaaaacaactacattcttcatttatttaatgtaaaattaaaacaagatatatttatatatatttataaaaagtacataacatatttcagatgattacacagtttaaataaatacaaagacatgtaatcaatttaaattaattaaattatataatattaaatgatttaatatatatttttttttttattaccggtcacaagtttgtaatgttgtaatgcttttaaagaagtctcttctgctcatcaagactgcatttatttgatcaaaaatacagaaaaaaaaaaaaaaaaaaaaaaaaaaacagtaatcttgcaaaatgttattacaatataaaataatggtttccctttttttatcctttaaaatataatttatttctgtgatgcaaagctgaatttccatcatcattactccagtgtaaagtgtcacatgatccttcagaaatcattctaataggctgatttattatagaattatcaatgttgtgctgccagatatttttttagaaactgcaattttttttttcaggattctttgatgaaaaaaaaaaagttttaaaagaaaagcatttattcaaattattttttaaaggatattaaaatagaaacaattatttttatattgtaataaatattttgcaagattactggttttttctgtatttttgatcaaaaaaagagacaaataattttttttaaactacatttagaATAATGTACACAATAAGatcaaagacatttattatgaaaGTAGTTGGTgccaattatgattttttttgttgattttgaatgttgactttttaaaaaacaagcagAAAGTATATCGTGTTTGAAAACTCAAAGTCGTGGAGTTTGTCACCTTAGACAGAGCTGGCTTCTGATGAGCTAAAAGCTTGTACGTGTTCCAGTTGTTCTCAAAACTCCTGCGACGAGAAGTAACAATCAGTGAACCATCTCACAGATTCATTAACAACCGAACACACGCGTCAACGAAACTCACTTTCCACGCAGCTGGATGGCTTCTTCAAACCTCTTCTCGTTCATGGCTTTCTGAACCTCTTTCgtctacaaacaaacacaaacacacagttacatTGGGATTCTCTGTATCAGACGCTGTgcaaggtcaaaggtcacggGCGTCCTGGTGAGTGACTCACCATGTTCACACGCACTCCATGAGCGGCAGACGCATGGCCTGATTCCCAGACAGACCGATGACACACGCAGACGTCTCCGGAGTCGCCTCCAGCAGAGCCACCACGGCCTCCACACCCATCTTActgctctacacacacacacacacacacacacacacacacacacatcagcaggaGCCAACCACTTACTTCTTACAGATTAGTCAACTAAACATCATACGATTCTAGTCGactaaaacaattcagatgactaaaatatgactaaaactaaatcaaaatttgctgttaaAATGAACACTGATTCACACTCAAACTAAATGCTTACTGTTGTCctttttgcattactgacacattATGTTCCTGtctgatactgtaaagctgctttgaccacaatctgtattgttaaaagccctttataaataaaggtgccTTGACTTATGCTCCTAAATAAATTTTTCCAGTTTCGTACA encodes:
- the LOC109093733 gene encoding LOW QUALITY PROTEIN: ATP-dependent 6-phosphofructokinase, liver type-like (The sequence of the model RefSeq protein was modified relative to this genomic sequence to represent the inferred CDS: substituted 3 bases at 3 genomic stop codons), which produces MIMDFCGTDMTIGADSALIIMEVIDAISNHGQSHQRTFVLEVMGRHCGYLAVVSALASGADWLFIPEAPPEDGWEDHMXFGDFRSKGSRLNIVIIAEGAIDKHGQLISSSYVKDLVVQRLGYDTRVTVLGHVQRGGTPSAFDRVLSSKMGVEAVVALLEATPETSACVIGLSGNQAMRLPLMECVXTWXTKEVQKAMNEKRFEEAIQLRGKSFENNWNTYKLLAHQKPALSKSNHSVAILNVGAPAAGMNSAVRSAARVGLAQGHRVYTVHDGFEGLAKDAVTEVHWHDVAGWTGQGGSLLGTKRTLPNSCMENIVANISKYNIQSLLVIGGFEAYEGVLQLVEARGRYDELCIAMCVIPATISNNVPGTDFSLGADTAVNAAMESCDKIKQSASGTKRRVFIVETMGGYCGYLATTTGIAVGADAVYIFEEPFNIHELETNVEHLTEKMKNDIQRGLVLRNEKCHKHYTTDFIHNLYSAEGKGIFDCRVNVLGHLQQGGVPTPFDRNFGTKLGVKSVLWLTEKMNSTYRQGRVFANSPDTACVIGMKKKVMSFSPVTELKAHTDFEHRMPQEQWWLNLRPMLKMLAKYQTSFDEYVTGEIEHVTRRTLSMETGF